The proteins below are encoded in one region of Ornithinimicrobium avium:
- a CDS encoding GNAT family N-acetyltransferase yields the protein MEASSRALGALAAKVVRRRTWASSVFGPADQVMDLWGRLERTWGKPREVRPTQHVMTIEDPVVPGVVPDLAVRPARPEELELVVPAATAMFTEEIGYPPYQGSGVAYRRGVSGLIERGHTLVRVEDGQVVFKADLGSVALGVAQVQGVWVHPGWRGRGMAAPAMAAVVEHTRRHVARTVTLYVNDFNEPAVRTYERVGFARTGTFATVLL from the coding sequence GTGGAGGCGAGCAGCCGGGCCCTGGGGGCGCTGGCCGCCAAGGTGGTGCGGCGGCGCACGTGGGCCAGCTCGGTCTTCGGGCCCGCCGACCAGGTGATGGACCTGTGGGGCCGTCTGGAGCGAACCTGGGGAAAGCCTCGGGAGGTCCGCCCCACCCAGCACGTCATGACGATCGAGGACCCCGTGGTGCCCGGGGTCGTCCCGGACCTGGCCGTCCGGCCGGCCCGGCCCGAGGAGCTCGAGCTCGTCGTGCCCGCCGCCACCGCGATGTTCACCGAGGAGATCGGCTACCCGCCCTACCAGGGCAGCGGGGTGGCCTACCGCCGCGGCGTGTCCGGGCTCATCGAGCGCGGTCACACGCTGGTGCGGGTCGAGGACGGCCAGGTGGTCTTCAAGGCTGACCTGGGCTCGGTGGCCCTCGGCGTGGCCCAGGTCCAGGGCGTGTGGGTGCACCCCGGCTGGCGCGGGCGGGGCATGGCCGCGCCGGCCATGGCGGCGGTCGTGGAGCACACCCGGCGGCACGTCGCCAGGACGGTGACGCTCTACGTCAACGACTTCAACGAACCGGCGGTGCGCACCTACGAGCGCGTGGGTTTTGCGCGCACGGGTACCTTCGCCACCGTCCTCCTCTGA
- a CDS encoding prolyl oligopeptidase family serine peptidase, with translation MAATSAPDPHDDPHRWLEEVDSSAVLDWVGARSGRTEARLGAVPGHEARHAAVREALEAPDRIPLVGQVGDHLYGFWTDGEHPRGVWRRTTWESYRTEEPQWEVLVDVDALARHEDVPWVWQGASVLRPAHDRALVHLSRGGADAGTTRELDLTTLEWVAGPEGFAKPEAKGRLVWRDRDHVYLTSAADPTGATRSGYPRTARLWRRGTPVEEATVLHTLDEGDLGLFVDHDQRTGRTLLRRALAFYAEQTLVLSDEGLVAVPVPESAESSAHGDLLAVRLREPWTSTAPGGETASWEAGSLLVARLDEVLAGTAEWTALFVPDERSSLVDITWTAGHVVTTTLVDVRHTVQVHSLAADGSWGSRDLTDALGLGMRTVSISAVDDHDGDDLWVVTTGFLEPMELSVARLGGPQNADADADVVLESLKTAPERFDASGLAVSQHRATSADGTAVPYWQVGPAQLPLDGSTPTVLHGYGGFEQALTPAYDPIVGRCWLTHGFVHVVAGIRGGGEFGPRWHRAALGPERHRAYEDFAAVARDLVARGVTSVGHLGCTGRSNGGLLVGNMLTGYPEDFGAIVCQVPLLDMERYHLLLAGASWMAEYGDPDDPEQWAWLRTYSPYHRFDPQRPTPPVYLATSTRDDRVHPGHARKMAALLEEHGRDVTYWENTEGGHGGASTADQWATWHALAWTFLHERLAGDRASR, from the coding sequence ATGGCAGCGACCTCCGCCCCGGACCCGCACGACGATCCGCACCGCTGGCTCGAGGAGGTCGACTCCTCCGCGGTGCTGGACTGGGTCGGCGCGCGCAGCGGCCGGACCGAGGCACGGCTGGGCGCCGTCCCCGGCCACGAGGCCAGGCACGCCGCCGTCCGGGAGGCGCTCGAGGCGCCGGACCGGATCCCCCTGGTCGGCCAGGTCGGCGACCACCTCTACGGCTTCTGGACCGACGGGGAGCACCCGCGCGGCGTCTGGCGCCGGACCACGTGGGAGAGCTACCGCACCGAGGAACCGCAGTGGGAGGTGCTCGTGGACGTGGACGCGCTCGCCCGTCACGAGGACGTCCCCTGGGTCTGGCAGGGGGCCTCGGTGCTGCGGCCGGCCCACGACCGGGCCCTGGTCCACCTGTCGCGCGGCGGGGCGGACGCCGGCACCACCCGCGAGCTCGATCTGACCACCCTGGAGTGGGTGGCCGGGCCCGAGGGTTTCGCCAAGCCGGAGGCCAAGGGCCGCCTGGTGTGGCGCGACCGCGACCACGTCTACCTGACCTCCGCGGCCGACCCCACGGGCGCGACCCGGTCGGGCTACCCGCGCACGGCCCGGCTCTGGCGGAGGGGCACGCCGGTGGAGGAGGCGACGGTGCTCCATACCCTCGACGAGGGAGATCTGGGACTGTTCGTGGACCACGACCAACGCACCGGGCGGACCTTGCTCCGACGGGCGCTGGCCTTCTACGCCGAGCAGACGCTCGTCCTCAGCGACGAGGGCCTCGTCGCCGTCCCGGTCCCGGAGAGCGCCGAATCCTCGGCGCACGGCGACCTCCTGGCCGTCCGTCTGCGAGAGCCCTGGACGAGCACCGCACCCGGGGGCGAGACCGCCTCCTGGGAGGCTGGGAGCCTGCTCGTCGCGCGCCTGGACGAGGTCCTCGCCGGCACGGCCGAGTGGACCGCCCTCTTCGTCCCCGACGAGCGGTCCTCCCTCGTCGACATCACCTGGACCGCCGGCCACGTGGTGACGACCACCCTGGTCGACGTGCGGCACACCGTGCAGGTCCACTCCCTTGCGGCCGACGGGTCCTGGGGCAGCCGCGACCTGACCGACGCGCTGGGGCTGGGGATGCGCACGGTGAGCATCAGCGCCGTCGACGACCATGACGGCGACGACCTGTGGGTGGTGACGACGGGGTTCCTGGAGCCGATGGAGCTGTCCGTGGCACGCCTGGGCGGGCCTCAGAACGCCGACGCCGACGCCGACGTCGTCCTCGAATCCCTGAAGACAGCTCCGGAGCGTTTCGACGCCTCCGGGCTCGCGGTCTCCCAGCACCGGGCGACCTCGGCCGACGGCACCGCCGTGCCCTACTGGCAGGTCGGCCCGGCGCAGCTGCCCCTGGACGGGTCGACGCCGACGGTGCTGCACGGGTACGGCGGGTTCGAGCAGGCGCTGACGCCGGCGTACGACCCGATCGTCGGGCGTTGCTGGCTGACGCACGGGTTCGTCCACGTCGTGGCCGGCATCCGGGGTGGCGGCGAGTTCGGTCCGCGGTGGCACCGGGCCGCGCTGGGCCCGGAGCGGCACCGTGCCTACGAGGACTTCGCGGCGGTGGCCCGCGACCTCGTGGCGCGCGGCGTGACCTCGGTGGGGCACCTGGGCTGCACCGGCCGTTCCAACGGTGGCCTCCTCGTGGGCAACATGCTCACCGGCTACCCCGAGGACTTCGGCGCGATCGTGTGCCAGGTGCCGCTGCTGGACATGGAGCGCTACCACCTGCTGCTCGCCGGCGCGTCGTGGATGGCGGAGTACGGCGACCCGGACGACCCTGAGCAGTGGGCGTGGCTGCGGACCTACTCCCCCTACCACCGCTTCGACCCGCAGCGGCCCACGCCGCCGGTCTACCTGGCCACCTCGACGCGCGACGACCGGGTGCACCCGGGCCACGCCCGGAAGATGGCCGCGCTCCTGGAGGAGCACGGGCGCGACGTGACCTACTGGGAGAACACCGAGGGAGGGCACGGCGGCGCGAGCACCGCCGACCAGTGGGCGACCTGGCACGCGCTGGCCTGGACCTTCCTGCACGAGCGCCTGGCGGGCGACCGGGCCAGCCGATGA
- a CDS encoding alpha-hydroxy acid oxidase: MSPLHRRVPTWAELRPLVRFEPPTLRRTQAALRRAATVEDLREVARRRAPRSVFDYVDGAAESELSLARSRRAFAEVQFRPRVMRDVRHVDSRVELLGVTSPVPVVLAPTGFTRMMHTQGEWAVARAAAAAGVPYTLSTMGTVSVEDLAADVPDVQRWFQLYLWQDREASAELVRRASAAGFGTLVLTVDTAVAGQRLRDVRNGLTVPPALTARTFGDMALHPRWWVDLVTSEPIEFASLRTSGGTVAELVDRMFDPGVTHEDVAWLRAQWPGRIVVKGVQHAQDAADLIALGVDGLVVSNHGGRQLDRAVAPLDLLPEVRAAVGPDVPLLIDGGVLNGGDVVAARARGADAVMVGRAYLYGLMAGGEAGVARALEILISQVHRTMRLLGTASLADLTPEHVPRAPHTRDVLDTHPLP; this comes from the coding sequence GTGTCGCCCCTGCACCGCCGCGTCCCCACCTGGGCCGAGCTGCGCCCCCTCGTGCGGTTCGAGCCGCCGACGCTGCGCCGGACGCAGGCGGCGCTGCGCCGCGCTGCCACGGTCGAGGACCTGCGCGAGGTGGCCCGACGGCGCGCTCCGCGCTCGGTCTTCGACTACGTGGACGGCGCGGCCGAGAGCGAGCTGTCGCTGGCCCGCTCGCGGCGGGCGTTCGCCGAGGTGCAGTTCCGTCCACGGGTCATGCGTGACGTGCGCCACGTCGACTCGCGCGTCGAGCTGCTCGGTGTGACCAGCCCCGTGCCGGTCGTGCTCGCACCCACCGGTTTCACCAGGATGATGCACACCCAGGGGGAGTGGGCCGTCGCCCGCGCCGCGGCCGCCGCGGGCGTGCCCTACACGCTGTCGACGATGGGCACCGTCTCGGTCGAGGACCTCGCCGCGGACGTCCCGGACGTCCAGCGCTGGTTCCAGCTCTACCTGTGGCAGGACCGCGAGGCCTCGGCCGAGCTCGTCCGCCGCGCGTCCGCCGCGGGCTTCGGCACGCTGGTGCTCACCGTGGACACCGCGGTCGCCGGGCAGCGCCTGCGCGACGTGCGCAACGGACTGACCGTGCCGCCGGCCCTGACCGCCCGGACGTTCGGCGACATGGCGCTCCATCCGCGCTGGTGGGTCGACCTCGTCACCAGCGAGCCCATCGAGTTCGCCTCGCTGCGCACCAGCGGCGGGACCGTCGCCGAGCTGGTGGACCGGATGTTCGACCCCGGCGTCACCCACGAGGACGTGGCCTGGCTGCGAGCGCAGTGGCCGGGCCGGATCGTGGTCAAGGGCGTCCAGCACGCGCAGGACGCGGCCGACCTCATCGCCCTCGGCGTCGACGGCCTGGTCGTCTCCAACCACGGTGGCCGCCAGCTGGACCGCGCGGTCGCGCCCCTCGACCTGCTCCCCGAGGTCCGCGCCGCGGTCGGCCCGGACGTGCCGCTCCTGATCGACGGCGGGGTGCTCAACGGCGGTGACGTCGTGGCCGCCCGCGCCCGCGGCGCCGACGCGGTCATGGTCGGACGCGCCTACCTCTACGGTCTGATGGCCGGAGGCGAGGCAGGCGTGGCGCGTGCCCTGGAGATCCTCATCTCCCAGGTGCACCGCACGATGCGGCTGCTGGGCACCGCCTCGCTCGCTGACCTGACCCCCGAGCACGTGCCGCGTGCACCCCATACCCGCGACGTCCTGGACACCCACCCCCTTCCCTGA
- a CDS encoding ABC transporter substrate-binding protein, with product MNTTLKLLAGTGALALVLTACGGGDGGDGEAAGGGELVGSGSGDSCTIEAPVPVGAVVSLTGGAASYGDSQKKGLELAADKLAEGEGITYDLKIEDDASDPKQGITVFESLTKDKSIIIGPTLSNTAFQSQPIAQDAGVPVLAISNTASGITEQGDYIFRDSLTEAQVIPQTVEVAKEHFGLEKVVVMYSNDDAFTESGYDVFVQALQDQGVEVLDTLTFSKADTDFRALLTEAKGKDPDALVVSGLIEAAIPLVTQARELGIDTPIIGGNGFNNPKLMSDAGEAAEGVVVGAAWNSASEGELNTAFLADYAEKFDGQPDQFAAQAYTGLMVIDAAVRANCSGERDDIRDGLTTIKDLDTVLGTFSINADRDAEHQAVVQIVEDGSFTPLN from the coding sequence ATGAACACCACCCTGAAGCTGCTCGCCGGCACCGGAGCCCTCGCCCTCGTCCTGACCGCCTGCGGCGGCGGCGACGGCGGCGACGGAGAGGCCGCCGGCGGCGGCGAGCTCGTCGGATCCGGCTCCGGCGACTCCTGCACGATCGAGGCCCCGGTGCCGGTCGGCGCGGTCGTCTCGCTCACCGGCGGGGCCGCGTCCTACGGCGACTCGCAGAAGAAGGGGCTGGAGCTGGCCGCGGACAAGCTCGCCGAGGGCGAGGGCATCACCTACGACCTCAAGATCGAGGACGACGCGAGCGACCCCAAGCAGGGCATCACCGTCTTCGAGAGCCTGACCAAGGACAAGAGCATCATCATCGGCCCGACCCTGTCCAACACGGCCTTCCAGTCCCAGCCGATCGCGCAGGACGCCGGCGTCCCGGTGCTGGCGATCTCCAACACCGCTTCCGGCATCACCGAGCAGGGCGACTACATCTTCCGTGACTCCCTCACCGAGGCCCAGGTCATCCCGCAGACCGTCGAGGTCGCCAAGGAGCACTTCGGCCTGGAGAAGGTCGTGGTCATGTACTCCAACGACGACGCCTTCACCGAGTCCGGCTACGACGTCTTCGTGCAGGCGCTGCAGGACCAGGGCGTGGAGGTCCTGGACACCCTGACCTTCTCCAAGGCCGACACCGACTTCCGGGCCCTGCTGACCGAGGCCAAGGGCAAGGACCCGGACGCCCTCGTGGTCTCCGGCCTGATCGAGGCGGCGATCCCGCTGGTCACCCAGGCCCGCGAGCTGGGCATCGACACGCCGATCATCGGCGGCAACGGCTTCAACAACCCCAAGCTGATGAGCGACGCCGGCGAGGCCGCCGAGGGCGTCGTCGTGGGCGCCGCCTGGAACTCCGCCTCCGAGGGCGAGCTCAACACGGCCTTCCTCGCCGACTACGCGGAGAAGTTCGACGGCCAGCCCGACCAGTTCGCGGCCCAGGCCTACACGGGTCTGATGGTCATCGACGCCGCGGTCCGCGCCAACTGCTCCGGCGAACGGGACGACATCCGTGACGGGCTGACCACCATCAAGGACCTCGACACCGTGCTGGGAACCTTCTCCATCAACGCCGACCGGGACGCCGAGCACCAGGCGGTCGTCCAGATCGTCGAGGACGGCTCCTTCACGCCGCTGAACTGA
- a CDS encoding branched-chain amino acid ABC transporter permease gives MQQLLNGLFLGSLYALFAIGFTLVFGILDRLNLAHPAVFAAAAFVGIELVAVGGLSIWVALPLVAVVGAVLGLIIERVAFRPLTGRPDAHFAGLISSIGLGGMFIALLLFRYGPDTRRFPVEAFPTQTFTFLGARVTVLQVAILAISIVLMVGLTWLVARTRLGRAMRAVAENPRAATVLGINVDRVTATTFALSSALGAVAGALFAMNVNSAQLGMGSAIELKGLAVIIVGGMGSLPGALVGGLVLGLAEVFAVQYIGSSWRDLVAFGLLFLLLVVRPQGLFGSRRVREV, from the coding sequence GTGCAACAGCTCCTCAACGGTCTCTTCCTGGGCTCCCTCTACGCGCTGTTCGCGATCGGCTTCACCCTGGTCTTCGGGATCCTCGACCGGCTCAACCTGGCGCACCCGGCCGTCTTCGCGGCGGCCGCGTTCGTCGGGATCGAGCTGGTCGCGGTCGGCGGACTGTCCATCTGGGTGGCCCTGCCGCTGGTGGCGGTGGTCGGGGCGGTCCTCGGACTGATCATCGAGCGGGTAGCCTTCCGGCCGCTCACCGGAAGACCGGACGCGCACTTCGCCGGGCTGATCTCCTCGATCGGGCTGGGCGGGATGTTCATCGCGCTCCTGCTGTTCCGCTACGGACCGGACACGCGGCGGTTCCCGGTCGAGGCCTTCCCGACCCAGACCTTCACCTTCCTCGGCGCGCGCGTGACCGTGCTGCAGGTAGCGATCCTGGCCATCTCGATCGTCCTCATGGTCGGGCTGACCTGGCTGGTGGCCCGCACCCGGCTGGGCCGGGCGATGCGCGCCGTCGCGGAGAACCCGCGGGCCGCCACGGTCCTGGGCATCAACGTCGACCGGGTCACGGCCACCACCTTCGCCCTGTCCTCGGCGCTCGGGGCGGTCGCCGGGGCCCTGTTCGCGATGAACGTCAACTCCGCCCAGCTGGGCATGGGGTCGGCGATCGAGCTGAAGGGCCTGGCCGTCATCATCGTCGGAGGGATGGGGTCGCTGCCCGGGGCCCTCGTGGGCGGGCTCGTCCTGGGGCTCGCCGAGGTGTTCGCGGTGCAGTACATCGGCTCCAGCTGGCGCGACCTGGTCGCCTTCGGGCTGCTCTTCCTGCTGCTGGTCGTCCGGCCGCAGGGGCTCTTCGGCAGCCGCCGGGTCCGGGAGGTGTGA
- a CDS encoding branched-chain amino acid ABC transporter ATP-binding protein/permease: MTESLIVFIALNAIFAFSFYAVLVAGQLSLGQAGFGALGGFAAAALAPAPRDAGELPTLLVAIVIGMVVGALAAVVLGLPTMHLRGVFLAIATLGFAEAVRILLINAEWTGGANGMSVPKVVTPAMAWVCLALVAYWFWRQGPSSYGRALAAIREDELAARAMGIDVGRHRLSAFVAAGAVAGLYGVLWAYYVRLLAPEDFSFSTAIDGLVMAVVGGSTTWLGPLLGAGFLTAVPEIQRAVGVEAGWIRPFVASLLLLLVIVFLPGGLGSLIPRVRVRAPQAGTVTDGTSRLVQRPHPADGEQVVRISGGNKDYGGVHAVRDVDLNVASGEVVGLIGPNGAGKTTLVNMISGVVAPSSGTFEVLGTKPGRTAVHKVAQAGVSRTFQHSKLFPRLSALENVLVGAHVVSRPTFLRRLLWLPGARRDEQEVVAHAARCLDRVGLADRAGEYAGSLSYGDQRRLEIARALASGPSLLILDEPAAGMNHVEADSLSALIGSLAEEGLTILLIEHNVGMVMKTCDRIVVLNFGEVIAAGTPAEIIEDPAVIEAYLGDDAGPERETEEVR; this comes from the coding sequence ATGACCGAGTCCCTCATCGTCTTCATCGCCCTCAACGCGATCTTCGCGTTCTCCTTCTACGCCGTCCTCGTCGCCGGGCAGCTGAGCCTGGGCCAGGCCGGGTTCGGCGCGCTCGGCGGGTTCGCCGCCGCAGCGCTGGCACCTGCCCCGCGCGACGCCGGAGAGCTGCCGACCCTGCTCGTGGCGATCGTGATCGGCATGGTGGTCGGGGCGCTCGCCGCCGTCGTGCTGGGTCTGCCGACCATGCACCTGCGCGGCGTCTTCCTGGCGATCGCCACGCTCGGCTTCGCCGAGGCGGTGCGGATCCTGCTCATCAACGCCGAGTGGACCGGCGGCGCCAACGGGATGTCGGTGCCCAAGGTCGTCACGCCCGCGATGGCCTGGGTGTGCCTGGCGCTGGTCGCCTACTGGTTCTGGCGCCAGGGTCCGAGCAGCTACGGCCGCGCCCTGGCCGCGATCCGCGAGGACGAGCTGGCCGCGCGCGCGATGGGCATCGACGTCGGTCGGCACCGGCTCTCCGCCTTCGTCGCGGCCGGGGCCGTCGCCGGCCTCTACGGCGTGCTCTGGGCGTACTACGTCCGGCTGCTGGCCCCGGAGGACTTCTCCTTCAGCACCGCGATCGACGGACTGGTCATGGCCGTCGTCGGCGGCTCCACCACCTGGCTGGGGCCGCTGCTGGGTGCCGGGTTCCTCACCGCCGTTCCCGAGATCCAGCGGGCCGTCGGCGTCGAGGCCGGCTGGATCCGGCCGTTCGTCGCCAGCCTGCTCCTGCTGCTGGTCATCGTCTTCCTGCCCGGCGGCCTCGGGTCGCTCATCCCCCGCGTGCGGGTGCGGGCGCCGCAGGCCGGCACCGTGACCGACGGGACGAGCCGGCTGGTGCAGCGGCCGCACCCCGCGGACGGTGAGCAGGTGGTGCGCATCAGCGGGGGTAACAAGGACTACGGCGGTGTGCACGCCGTCCGCGACGTCGACCTGAATGTGGCATCCGGCGAGGTGGTCGGCCTGATCGGGCCCAACGGCGCCGGCAAGACCACCCTGGTCAACATGATCAGCGGCGTCGTCGCGCCGTCGTCGGGCACCTTCGAGGTGCTCGGGACCAAGCCCGGACGCACCGCGGTGCACAAGGTGGCGCAGGCCGGCGTGAGCCGGACCTTCCAGCACTCCAAGCTCTTCCCCCGGCTCTCGGCGCTAGAGAACGTCCTCGTCGGCGCGCACGTGGTGAGCCGTCCGACGTTCCTGCGGCGGCTGCTGTGGCTGCCGGGCGCGCGTCGGGACGAGCAGGAGGTCGTGGCGCACGCCGCGCGCTGCCTGGACCGGGTCGGACTGGCCGACCGGGCGGGGGAGTACGCAGGATCTCTGTCCTACGGCGACCAGCGCCGGCTCGAGATCGCCCGGGCGCTGGCGTCGGGACCCTCGCTGCTCATCCTGGACGAGCCGGCCGCCGGGATGAACCACGTCGAGGCCGACTCCCTGTCCGCGCTGATCGGCTCCCTCGCCGAGGAGGGTCTGACGATCCTGCTCATCGAGCACAACGTCGGCATGGTGATGAAGACCTGCGACCGGATCGTCGTGCTCAACTTCGGCGAGGTCATCGCCGCCGGCACACCTGCGGAGATCATCGAGGACCCTGCGGTGATCGAGGCCTACCTCGGTGACGACGCAGGACCGGAGCGAGAGACGGAGGAGGTGCGATGA
- a CDS encoding ABC transporter ATP-binding protein — MSEATAPTATGGGTATAEPVLTVEGLEVSYGRVRAVRGVSFTVQRGGLVTLVGANGAGKSSIINAVSGVVRPSGGRILFDGQDVTKTPAHTLVRRGLVQVPEGRQILASMTIEENLQLGAWHSSGARTDEVYDRFPVLAERRALPAGSLSGGEQQMLAIGRALVAEPTLMLLDEPSMGLAPKVVDDVFRVIEEIRSGGTSVLLVEQNARRALRAADHGYVLSSGEVAQSGPADELLADEGIVAAYLGLERG, encoded by the coding sequence ATGAGCGAGGCGACTGCCCCCACCGCGACGGGCGGAGGCACCGCGACGGCCGAGCCCGTGCTGACGGTGGAGGGCCTCGAGGTCTCCTACGGGCGCGTCCGTGCCGTGCGCGGCGTGAGCTTCACCGTCCAGCGGGGCGGCCTGGTCACCCTGGTGGGTGCCAACGGCGCCGGCAAGAGCTCGATCATCAACGCGGTGAGCGGGGTGGTGCGGCCCTCCGGCGGACGCATCCTCTTCGACGGCCAGGACGTGACGAAGACCCCGGCGCACACGCTCGTGCGACGCGGCCTGGTGCAGGTCCCCGAGGGCCGGCAGATCCTGGCCTCGATGACGATCGAGGAGAACCTCCAGCTGGGCGCGTGGCACAGCTCGGGCGCGCGCACGGACGAGGTCTACGACCGCTTCCCGGTGCTGGCCGAGCGGCGTGCTCTGCCGGCGGGCAGCCTGTCCGGTGGCGAGCAGCAGATGCTCGCCATCGGACGTGCCCTCGTGGCCGAGCCCACGCTCATGCTCCTCGACGAGCCGTCCATGGGTCTGGCGCCCAAGGTCGTCGACGACGTCTTCCGCGTGATCGAGGAGATCCGCTCCGGCGGCACCAGCGTGCTCCTGGTGGAGCAGAACGCCCGCCGCGCCCTGCGCGCGGCCGACCACGGCTACGTCCTGTCCAGCGGCGAGGTGGCCCAGTCCGGGCCGGCGGACGAGCTGCTCGCCGACGAGGGGATCGTGGCGGCCTACCTGGGCCTGGAGCGCGGCTGA
- a CDS encoding HNH endonuclease signature motif containing protein — translation MSIRSRRVGVEEEFFDPADWLPAPAPVSEAEAAAAQVVAAEQLAALNAGDDPATEAEWADIVATLEADLLDPDQLGWAPEVLASCLAQAKTALDVAAGLEDGDLTRCMDDAVRDAIDQAGRLATRTESLTYALAVQVHARGLHTAVGLSLVDWVRARCPWMTVPQGSALKQVVEASTHHWGAPLDAAVREGRTSLARAGRVAKVMLRLRRALDPDQAEAYAAIATGAACGTKISDAELGKVCTKLLTDLLEEDPDRGKDPDDKDTPDPAPQALRCVTRHLLGEGMVRYTVDAPIQDAPMFDGILFGPLAAPVPGPEGEKDSRDAGQRQYDAVKTVVSRGLANPGAPASSARASVIVTVKADPETGRPTGTAESATGNTWFTSTAAGRYACIGDLTPVVLGELGEPLDLGRTQRLASPGQFKALLVRDKTCTFPGCTIPGSWCESHHLIWWCRDGDTDIILLVLLCPRHHTVVHAEDLMATVVGDVVTWHL, via the coding sequence ATGTCGATCAGGAGCAGGCGGGTGGGTGTCGAGGAGGAGTTCTTCGACCCCGCTGACTGGCTGCCCGCACCGGCCCCGGTGAGCGAGGCGGAGGCGGCCGCGGCCCAGGTGGTGGCGGCCGAGCAGCTGGCCGCCCTCAACGCCGGTGATGACCCGGCCACGGAGGCGGAGTGGGCCGACATCGTCGCCACCCTGGAGGCGGACCTGCTCGACCCCGACCAGCTGGGCTGGGCACCGGAGGTGCTCGCCTCCTGCCTGGCGCAGGCGAAGACGGCCCTGGACGTGGCGGCGGGCCTGGAGGATGGGGACCTGACCCGGTGCATGGACGACGCGGTCCGTGACGCGATCGACCAGGCCGGTCGCCTGGCGACGCGCACCGAGTCCCTGACCTACGCCCTGGCCGTGCAGGTCCACGCCCGTGGCCTGCACACCGCCGTCGGGCTGTCCCTGGTGGACTGGGTGCGGGCCCGCTGCCCCTGGATGACCGTCCCGCAGGGCTCCGCGCTGAAGCAGGTCGTGGAGGCCAGTACTCACCACTGGGGTGCACCTCTGGACGCCGCCGTCCGGGAAGGACGCACGTCGCTGGCCCGAGCGGGGAGGGTGGCCAAGGTGATGCTTCGCCTGCGTCGGGCCCTGGACCCCGACCAGGCCGAGGCCTACGCGGCGATCGCGACCGGTGCCGCGTGCGGGACGAAGATCAGTGATGCGGAACTGGGGAAGGTCTGCACCAAGCTGCTCACCGACCTGCTGGAGGAGGACCCCGACAGGGGCAAGGACCCCGACGACAAGGACACCCCCGACCCAGCACCGCAGGCCCTGCGCTGCGTCACCCGCCACCTCCTGGGTGAGGGCATGGTCCGCTACACCGTCGACGCACCCATCCAGGACGCCCCGATGTTCGACGGGATCCTCTTCGGACCTCTCGCCGCACCGGTTCCTGGGCCGGAGGGTGAGAAGGACTCCCGCGACGCCGGACAGCGTCAGTACGACGCGGTCAAGACCGTGGTGTCCCGGGGCCTGGCCAACCCCGGCGCGCCGGCGTCATCGGCCCGGGCCTCGGTCATCGTCACCGTCAAGGCCGACCCGGAAACCGGTCGCCCCACCGGGACGGCGGAGTCCGCGACCGGGAACACGTGGTTCACCTCCACCGCCGCAGGACGCTACGCGTGCATCGGGGACCTGACCCCCGTCGTCCTGGGCGAGCTGGGTGAACCCCTCGACCTGGGCCGCACACAGCGCCTGGCGTCCCCGGGACAGTTCAAAGCCCTCCTGGTCCGTGATAAGACGTGCACGTTCCCGGGCTGCACGATCCCCGGGTCGTGGTGCGAATCACACCACCTCATCTGGTGGTGCCGCGACGGCGACACCGACATCATCCTCCTCGTGCTCCTGTGCCCCAGGCACCACACCGTGGTCCACGCCGAGGACCTGATGGCCACCGTCGTCGGCGACGTCGTCACCTGGCACTTATGA